In Apostichopus japonicus isolate 1M-3 chromosome 3, ASM3797524v1, whole genome shotgun sequence, a single genomic region encodes these proteins:
- the LOC139962128 gene encoding dihydroorotate dehydrogenase (quinone), mitochondrial-like isoform X1 has translation MNYINYQYHACVFIKLSLFVNNETINSSGSYKVNRLFVESGLIRTATLIIANGTALFCGYSLYSGNEKFYREIAMPCLRLLDAERAHKFAVWSASKGLVPAINACADPPIMQTSLWGLKFQNPVGLAAGFDKHAEAIGGLLKMGFGFVEVGSITPEPQPGNPKPRVFRLTEEKAVINRYGFNSEGHIAALRRLKSWRYKRMEDATCSQGIVGINLGKNKTSPDPVGDYTKGVTNLGCFGDYIVINVSSPNTPGLRDMQGRKQLADLIDKVLQARDLLPVDPKPPLLVKISPDLTEKDKSDIADVVCRPKAKVDGLIISNTTVSRPSSLKSPEKKETGGLSGQPLKELSTQTIKDMYQLTKGNIPIIGVGGIQSGRDAYEKIRAGASLVQLYSALSYEGPPLVARIKRELINELKSGGFETVEAAVGADHR, from the exons ATGAACTATATCAACTATCAGTACCATGCCTGTGTGTTCATCAAATTATCTCTCTTTGTCAATAACGAAACTATCAATAGCTCAGGCAGTTATAAAGTTAATCGCTTGTTCGTGGAAAGC GGCTTGATAAGAACAGCAACACTTATTATTGCTAATGGGACAGCTCTCTTTTGTGGTTACTCCCTGTACTCGGGCAATGAGAAGTTCTACAGAGAGATTGCTATGCCCTGCCTACGTCTCTTAGACGCCGAGAGAGCTCACAAGTTTGCCGTCTGGTCAGCATCCAAAGGTTTAGTCCCAGCTATAAATGCCTGTGCGGATCCTCCAATTATG CAAACAAGTTTATGGGGGCTGAAATTTCAAAACCCTGTGGGCCTGGCAGCTGGCTTTGACAAACATGCAGAAGCAATCGGTGGATTACTTAAAATGGGTTTTGGCTTTGTGGAGGTTGGCAGCATCACCCCTGAACCTCAACCAGGAAATCCTAAACCAAGAGTGTTCAGACTCACAGAGGAAAAGGCTGTCATTAATAG ATATGGCTTCAACAGTGAAGGTCATATTGCAGCCCTGAGAAGACTGAAGTCATGGCGATATAAGAGAATGGAAGATGCTACAT GTTCACAAGGCATCGTTGGCATAAACCTCGGTAAAAACAAGACTTCCCCGGACCCCGTTGGAGATTACACAAAAGGTGTAACAAATCTGGGCTGTTTTGGTGATTACATTGTGATAAATGTGTCCAGCCCAAATACCCCAGGGCTAAGAGACATGCAGGGAAGGAAACAACTGGCTGATCTGATTGATAAG GTATTGCAAGCCAGAGACCTTTTGCCTGTGGATCCCAAACCTCCTTTACTGGTGAAAATTTCTCCAGATTTGACAGAAAAAGACAAGTCAGACATTGCTGATGTCGTATGCAGACCCAAG GCAAAAGTAGATGGTTTGATAATCTCAAACACGACAGTATCTCGTCCATCATCATTAAAGAGCCCTGAGAAGAAAGAGACGGGAGGACTGAGTGGCCAACCCTTAAAAGAGCTCTCCACTCAAACCATCAAGGATATGTATCAATTAACAAAAG GCAATATTCCGATCATTGGTGTGGGTGGAATTCAATCTGGGAGAGATGCATATGAGAAGATCCGAGCAGGGGCATCATTGGTACAGCTTTACTCTGCCCTATCATATGAAGGACCACCATTAGTAGCAAGGATCAAACGAGAACTAATCAATGAACTAAA ATCAGGAGGATTTGAGACTGTTGAGGCTGCTGTTGGTGCTGACCATAGATGA
- the LOC139962128 gene encoding dihydroorotate dehydrogenase (quinone), mitochondrial-like isoform X2 yields the protein MPGLIRTATLIIANGTALFCGYSLYSGNEKFYREIAMPCLRLLDAERAHKFAVWSASKGLVPAINACADPPIMQTSLWGLKFQNPVGLAAGFDKHAEAIGGLLKMGFGFVEVGSITPEPQPGNPKPRVFRLTEEKAVINRYGFNSEGHIAALRRLKSWRYKRMEDATCSQGIVGINLGKNKTSPDPVGDYTKGVTNLGCFGDYIVINVSSPNTPGLRDMQGRKQLADLIDKVLQARDLLPVDPKPPLLVKISPDLTEKDKSDIADVVCRPKAKVDGLIISNTTVSRPSSLKSPEKKETGGLSGQPLKELSTQTIKDMYQLTKGNIPIIGVGGIQSGRDAYEKIRAGASLVQLYSALSYEGPPLVARIKRELINELKSGGFETVEAAVGADHR from the exons ATGCCT GGCTTGATAAGAACAGCAACACTTATTATTGCTAATGGGACAGCTCTCTTTTGTGGTTACTCCCTGTACTCGGGCAATGAGAAGTTCTACAGAGAGATTGCTATGCCCTGCCTACGTCTCTTAGACGCCGAGAGAGCTCACAAGTTTGCCGTCTGGTCAGCATCCAAAGGTTTAGTCCCAGCTATAAATGCCTGTGCGGATCCTCCAATTATG CAAACAAGTTTATGGGGGCTGAAATTTCAAAACCCTGTGGGCCTGGCAGCTGGCTTTGACAAACATGCAGAAGCAATCGGTGGATTACTTAAAATGGGTTTTGGCTTTGTGGAGGTTGGCAGCATCACCCCTGAACCTCAACCAGGAAATCCTAAACCAAGAGTGTTCAGACTCACAGAGGAAAAGGCTGTCATTAATAG ATATGGCTTCAACAGTGAAGGTCATATTGCAGCCCTGAGAAGACTGAAGTCATGGCGATATAAGAGAATGGAAGATGCTACAT GTTCACAAGGCATCGTTGGCATAAACCTCGGTAAAAACAAGACTTCCCCGGACCCCGTTGGAGATTACACAAAAGGTGTAACAAATCTGGGCTGTTTTGGTGATTACATTGTGATAAATGTGTCCAGCCCAAATACCCCAGGGCTAAGAGACATGCAGGGAAGGAAACAACTGGCTGATCTGATTGATAAG GTATTGCAAGCCAGAGACCTTTTGCCTGTGGATCCCAAACCTCCTTTACTGGTGAAAATTTCTCCAGATTTGACAGAAAAAGACAAGTCAGACATTGCTGATGTCGTATGCAGACCCAAG GCAAAAGTAGATGGTTTGATAATCTCAAACACGACAGTATCTCGTCCATCATCATTAAAGAGCCCTGAGAAGAAAGAGACGGGAGGACTGAGTGGCCAACCCTTAAAAGAGCTCTCCACTCAAACCATCAAGGATATGTATCAATTAACAAAAG GCAATATTCCGATCATTGGTGTGGGTGGAATTCAATCTGGGAGAGATGCATATGAGAAGATCCGAGCAGGGGCATCATTGGTACAGCTTTACTCTGCCCTATCATATGAAGGACCACCATTAGTAGCAAGGATCAAACGAGAACTAATCAATGAACTAAA ATCAGGAGGATTTGAGACTGTTGAGGCTGCTGTTGGTGCTGACCATAGATGA
- the LOC139962128 gene encoding dihydroorotate dehydrogenase (quinone), mitochondrial-like isoform X3, producing the protein MNYINYQYHACVFIKLSLFVNNETINSSGSYKVNRLFVESGLIRTATLIIANGTALFCGYSLYSGNEKFYREIAMPCLRLLDAERAHKFAVWSASKGLVPAINACADPPIMQTSLWGLKFQNPVGLAAGFDKHAEAIGGLLKMGFGFVEVGSITPEPQPGNPKPRVFRLTEEKAVINRYGFNSEGHIAALRRLKSWRYKRMEDATCSQGIVGINLGKNKTSPDPVGDYTKGVTNLGCFGDYIVINVSSPNTPGLRDMQGRKQLADLIDKAKVDGLIISNTTVSRPSSLKSPEKKETGGLSGQPLKELSTQTIKDMYQLTKGNIPIIGVGGIQSGRDAYEKIRAGASLVQLYSALSYEGPPLVARIKRELINELKSGGFETVEAAVGADHR; encoded by the exons ATGAACTATATCAACTATCAGTACCATGCCTGTGTGTTCATCAAATTATCTCTCTTTGTCAATAACGAAACTATCAATAGCTCAGGCAGTTATAAAGTTAATCGCTTGTTCGTGGAAAGC GGCTTGATAAGAACAGCAACACTTATTATTGCTAATGGGACAGCTCTCTTTTGTGGTTACTCCCTGTACTCGGGCAATGAGAAGTTCTACAGAGAGATTGCTATGCCCTGCCTACGTCTCTTAGACGCCGAGAGAGCTCACAAGTTTGCCGTCTGGTCAGCATCCAAAGGTTTAGTCCCAGCTATAAATGCCTGTGCGGATCCTCCAATTATG CAAACAAGTTTATGGGGGCTGAAATTTCAAAACCCTGTGGGCCTGGCAGCTGGCTTTGACAAACATGCAGAAGCAATCGGTGGATTACTTAAAATGGGTTTTGGCTTTGTGGAGGTTGGCAGCATCACCCCTGAACCTCAACCAGGAAATCCTAAACCAAGAGTGTTCAGACTCACAGAGGAAAAGGCTGTCATTAATAG ATATGGCTTCAACAGTGAAGGTCATATTGCAGCCCTGAGAAGACTGAAGTCATGGCGATATAAGAGAATGGAAGATGCTACAT GTTCACAAGGCATCGTTGGCATAAACCTCGGTAAAAACAAGACTTCCCCGGACCCCGTTGGAGATTACACAAAAGGTGTAACAAATCTGGGCTGTTTTGGTGATTACATTGTGATAAATGTGTCCAGCCCAAATACCCCAGGGCTAAGAGACATGCAGGGAAGGAAACAACTGGCTGATCTGATTGATAAG GCAAAAGTAGATGGTTTGATAATCTCAAACACGACAGTATCTCGTCCATCATCATTAAAGAGCCCTGAGAAGAAAGAGACGGGAGGACTGAGTGGCCAACCCTTAAAAGAGCTCTCCACTCAAACCATCAAGGATATGTATCAATTAACAAAAG GCAATATTCCGATCATTGGTGTGGGTGGAATTCAATCTGGGAGAGATGCATATGAGAAGATCCGAGCAGGGGCATCATTGGTACAGCTTTACTCTGCCCTATCATATGAAGGACCACCATTAGTAGCAAGGATCAAACGAGAACTAATCAATGAACTAAA ATCAGGAGGATTTGAGACTGTTGAGGCTGCTGTTGGTGCTGACCATAGATGA
- the LOC139962154 gene encoding proteasome subunit alpha type-7-like yields MSDRYDRAITVFSPDGHLFQVEYAQEAVKKGSTAVGVRGQDIVVLGVEKKSVAKLQEERTVRKICLLDDHVCMAFAGLTADARILINRARVECQSHKLTVEDPVTVEYITRHMAQLKQRYTQSNGRRPFGLSTLVMGFDYDGTPRLYQTDPAGTYHSWKANAIGRSAKSVREFLEEHYSEEVSASEHETVKLAVKALLEVVQSGAKNIEMAVMKRGEPLKMFELEEIEKFVAEIEKEKEEEAEKKKQKKAGKET; encoded by the exons ATGAGTGACCGATATGATAGAGCTATAACTGTTTTCTCGCCTGATGGCCATTTGTTTCAAGTTGAATATGCACAAGAAGCTGTCAAGAAAGGTTCCACTGCC GTCGGCGTGAGAGGACAAGACATTGTGGTGTTAGGAGTGGAGAAGAAATCCGTCGCAAAGCTGCAAGAAGAAAGAACTGTACGCAAGATATGCCTGCTAGATGATCATGTATGCATGGCCTTTGCAG GTCTTACTGCTGATGCTCGTATTTTGATTAACCGGGCCCGTGTAGAATGTCAAAGTCACAAACTAACGGTGGAAGATCCAGTCACAGTTGAATATATAACAAGGCATATGGCTCAGCTGAAGCAG AGATACACTCAGAGCAATGGTAGGAGACCATTTGGTTTGTCTACTCTAGTCATGGGGTTTGATTATGATGGTACCCCAAGACTTTACCAAACTGATCCAGCTGGAACGTACCATTCATGGAAG GCGAATGCAATAGGTCGGAGTGCAAAGTCCGTCAGGGAATTCCTGGAGGAACATTATTCAGAGGAAGTTTCAGCCTCTGAACATGAAACGGTCAAGTTGGCCGTGAAGGCTCTACTAGAAGTGGTGCAATCCGGTGCCAAGAACATCGAGATGGCAGTCATGAAGCGAGGAGAGCCATTAAAG ATGTTTGAATTGGAAGAAATTGAGAAGTTTGTCGCCGAAAttgagaaagagaaagaagaggaggctgagaagaagaaacagaagaaaGCTGGAAAAGAGACATGA
- the LOC139962143 gene encoding uncharacterized protein isoform X1, producing MFRDFYFSVSYQDMGDPFEKLHLSVKFNNIYKRCVKAPGSKNSIGTLQKPCLSECLPILARKQPTNLTDEETSSFSTAVGVRQNDISNYLVTDMQEVTQLEGLSTENLPDLQTKLHRAVDLIPITPDDEEEVDDVTEIHSSPVKHSQAQRDQSRTSGSSVTNNQDVTSAFKRRIDDGVVTIISSSDDEEDEGEIFSSPVKHTNAPGRQSPRKCFKSRERPEGRTAIKQRKKRSTQYRSQHSMDNHQIEEQQDTNSNRGKSPADEMMKSKKPKGDRGSSSRIPSNYVKGKTKSDCSKVSSKQNSSKENERLDYENVTNDINYLKQEYKNQGNNFTIYPLVHCNIMPLSEALHRVNAPVKKTKPKVLFGVGGLINSRNMNWHTVIDEG from the exons ATGTTTAGGGACTTTTATTTCAGTGTTAGCTATCAGGATATGGGGGATCCGTTCGAAAAACTTCACTTGTctgttaaatttaataatat CTACAAACGATGTGTGAAAGCCCCAGGCTCCAAAAACTCAATTGGAACTTTACAAAAGCCTTGTCTTTCTGAGTGTTTACCAATTTTGGCAAGAAAGCAGCCAACAAACCTCACAGATGAAGAAACCTCCTCATTCTCAACTGCAGTTGGGGTCCGCCAAAATGACATTAGTAATTACCTTGTTACAGACATGCAAGAAGTTACCCAATTGGAAGGATTGTCAACTGAGAACCTTCCAGATCTTCAAACCAAACTTCACAG GGCAGTGGATCTCATACCCATTACTCCTGATGATGAAGAAGAGGTAGACGATGTTACAGAAATTCATTCCTCACCAGTGAAGCACTCGCAAGCTCAAAGAGACCAAAGCAGAACATCTGGCAG TTCTGTGACAAACAACCAAGATGTTACTTCTGCATTCAAGAGGAGAATAGATGATGGGGTTGTCACTATTATCTCTTCCTCtgatgatgaagaagatgaaGGAGAGATTTTTTCATCACCAGTGAAACACACAAATGCACCTGGAAGGCAGTCTCcaagaaaatgttttaagtCGAGAGAAAGGCCTGAGGGGAGGACTGCCATAAAGCAGCGCAAGAAGAGAAGTACACAGTACAG GTCTCAGCACAGTATGGATAATCATCAAATAGAAGAGCAGCAGGACACAAATTCAAACAGAGGAAAATCACCTGCAGATGAGATGATGAAATCCAAAAAGCCCAAAGGAGACCGAGGCAGCAGTAGCAGAATACCCTCTAACTATGTGAAAGGGAAAACTAAGAGCGACTGCTCTAAAGTGTCATCTAAGCAAAATTCaagcaaagaaaatgaaagacttGACTATGAAAATGTGACTAatgatattaattatttaaagcAGGAATACAAGAACCAAGGGAATAATTTTACCATATATCCCTTAGTTCACTGTAATATAATGCCACTATCCGAGGCCCTACATAGAGTCAATGCACCAGTAAAGAAGACAAAGCCCAAAGTGCTTTTTGGTGTTGGAGGTCTCATTAACAGCAGAAATATGAACTGGCATACTGTAATAGATGAAGGATAA
- the LOC139962143 gene encoding uncharacterized protein isoform X2 yields the protein MKKPPHSQLQLGSAKMTLVITLLQTCKKLPNWKDCQLRTFQIFKPNFTVDLIPITPDDEEEVDDVTEIHSSPVKHSQAQRDQSRTSGSSVTNNQDVTSAFKRRIDDGVVTIISSSDDEEDEGEIFSSPVKHTNAPGRQSPRKCFKSRERPEGRTAIKQRKKRSTQYRSQHSMDNHQIEEQQDTNSNRGKSPADEMMKSKKPKGDRGSSSRIPSNYVKGKTKSDCSKVSSKQNSSKENERLDYENVTNDINYLKQEYKNQGNNFTIYPLVHCNIMPLSEALHRVNAPVKKTKPKVLFGVGGLINSRNMNWHTVIDEG from the exons ATGAAGAAACCTCCTCATTCTCAACTGCAGTTGGGGTCCGCCAAAATGACATTAGTAATTACCTTGTTACAGACATGCAAGAAGTTACCCAATTGGAAGGATTGTCAACTGAGAACCTTCCAGATCTTCAAACCAAACTTCACAG TGGATCTCATACCCATTACTCCTGATGATGAAGAAGAGGTAGACGATGTTACAGAAATTCATTCCTCACCAGTGAAGCACTCGCAAGCTCAAAGAGACCAAAGCAGAACATCTGGCAG TTCTGTGACAAACAACCAAGATGTTACTTCTGCATTCAAGAGGAGAATAGATGATGGGGTTGTCACTATTATCTCTTCCTCtgatgatgaagaagatgaaGGAGAGATTTTTTCATCACCAGTGAAACACACAAATGCACCTGGAAGGCAGTCTCcaagaaaatgttttaagtCGAGAGAAAGGCCTGAGGGGAGGACTGCCATAAAGCAGCGCAAGAAGAGAAGTACACAGTACAG GTCTCAGCACAGTATGGATAATCATCAAATAGAAGAGCAGCAGGACACAAATTCAAACAGAGGAAAATCACCTGCAGATGAGATGATGAAATCCAAAAAGCCCAAAGGAGACCGAGGCAGCAGTAGCAGAATACCCTCTAACTATGTGAAAGGGAAAACTAAGAGCGACTGCTCTAAAGTGTCATCTAAGCAAAATTCaagcaaagaaaatgaaagacttGACTATGAAAATGTGACTAatgatattaattatttaaagcAGGAATACAAGAACCAAGGGAATAATTTTACCATATATCCCTTAGTTCACTGTAATATAATGCCACTATCCGAGGCCCTACATAGAGTCAATGCACCAGTAAAGAAGACAAAGCCCAAAGTGCTTTTTGGTGTTGGAGGTCTCATTAACAGCAGAAATATGAACTGGCATACTGTAATAGATGAAGGATAA